A window from Citrus sinensis cultivar Valencia sweet orange chromosome 3, DVS_A1.0, whole genome shotgun sequence encodes these proteins:
- the LOC127900803 gene encoding uncharacterized protein LOC127900803: protein MPKVTQDMKSMLEHPFTAEEVSNALSQMCPTKAPGPDGLPAVFFQKHWQTVGEGVIETCLHVLNEQEAFSNLLLQAERNHLIQGLKFGKELTISHLLFADDSLVFTKASVDSCKNLKAIFDCYAAASGQLFNFEKSPLVFSGSIPEDRAEAIKNIFQLNVVSRHEKYLGLPSMVERKKTSFFNR, encoded by the exons ATGCCGAAAGTGACCCAAGATATGAAGAGCATGCTGGAGCATCCTTTCACAGCTGAGGAGGTATCAAATGCACTAAGCCAAATGTGCCCAACAAAGGCCCCTGGACCGGATGGACTCCCTGCTGTCTTCTTTCAGAAACACTGGCAAACAGTAGGAGAAGGAGTGATTGAAACGTGCTTGCATGTGCTGAATGAACAAG AGGCTTTCTCCAACTTGTTGCTGCAGGCAGAGCGTAATCACCTCATTCAAGGGCTGAAATTCGGGAAAGAGCTCACTATCTCACATTTACTTTTTGCGGATGACAGCCTTGTGTTCACCAAAGCTTCAGTTGATAGCTGCAAGAACCTAAAAGCCATTTTTGATTGCTACGCAGCTGCTTCAGGACAACTTTTTAACTTTGAGAAGTCGCCCTTAGTGTTTAGTGGTAGCATTCCAGAGGACAGAGCTGAAGcaataaaaaacattttccaacttAATGTGGTTTCTAGACACGAGAAATATTTGGGCCTACCATCTATGgttgaaagaaagaagacaAGCTTCTTCAATAGGTGA